The genomic segment tcagggggtgtgtcctatctgctgcagctctctccttgtaactgccacagcttctaacttctaagatttaaactgagcatgttcgaCCAGGTTAGTGAGacagacaaaaaataaggaaaataataaacaGTAGGTGGCACGAGATGCTCCGTTGCTaacatcaggggtgctgcctgggtgaaattatggtatgtccgggttcagccatAGAAAGGAGAAGAATGGAGAAACAAACACCAGATCCTTCTGTCCTAGGTGGCAAAACCCAGAAACATTTAATCTTTGCTATTGGCTCTACTCTCTACAgtgattttaataatttttcacAAATGTCTCCGAAAACATTGGGGGAAATTTACAAAGACCATCTTTTTACGCCAGTCTTTGTCGTCGTCCCCCCAGTGAGAGTATGGCGATGCTGACCTCTTGCACTGGGTGCTGGAAAGCCTAGCTACATGCCTCCTCATGAATGAAAGTGTCGCTGACGTTTccgaaaacttttgatatgtcatagtgacttatcaaaggttttgattggtgggggtttgagTGCGGAAACCCCCCACAGATCGCTAGAATGAGGAGAAGCGAACACATAGCACGCTCTCTCTTCTTGCAGCAGAAGAAGAAATTGAGCCCATCTCCTGCAGTGAGAAGACAGAACGCAATATACAAgtccttctctctcctcattctagtgatgtttggggggtctcagcacttaaacccccaccaatcaaaacctttgcTATGTctttatgacatatcaaaagtttggaAAAAGCTCAGTGAGCTATGCTCATAGCTGGAGTAGTAGTAGTCCTCATTTACACCCTCACCTTGCCttctttttgactttttttacacCAAGAAACAGGTGTAGGGGGATGataaatctctgcggattgtttctaTAGTTTGCGGCTGGCTCTGCTTATACGGATCTTTGGTCGGCAGCCGAGGATAGCTTTCATGTACTGTACATTCCCCTCCTTTCTTGACCTGTCTGTATAGCAGCTATTCCCCTCCCAAATGCTGTCTCTGTTTGTGGATAAACAAAAAGCTCAGTAGAGAAAAGAGGAAGAAGCGTGTCATAGAAACTGGGAGCAACTCACACAACAACATTAAAGGACTGGATCAGAGAGGTCTAACTTCAACCAGGTGAATGTAGGCAATAATGCAGGACTATTGATCCAAGCAGGAAACTCACACAGCAGGGTACAGGACTGGCAGAGAGGAGATTGCCAAGAACACCAAAGGTCAGACGCCAGATACAGAGGTAAGCTTATACAATATGGACAATGCATATTTACTTATATTTACACTATTTTTAGGTCACCGCAAAGGTGAAACAAAGAACAATGACCTGGCTAAAAAATGCTCCAAAAAAAAGGCCTAATTCAATCAGCatgttatgtattttttttttttaatgtggtcatttttgcttATATAGCGTGTTTTAGCACATAGCGTTttaatggccttttttattgtatGCCTTGcactttttttggaaaaaaaagaaatgtgccCCATTGTAATGTCACTCTATAGCGCTGCATGGGAAGAAAGCAGTAGTAAAAATATACCATGCCTAAATGCCGTTAAAAACAGCAATGCATAACCCCTGtactgccagaggatgcgccttatttatgcctcattcacatgtcagtattcGGTCAGTGATACCAGGCGCGGCTCTAAATCCAGGTGCAGATCTTGcccttatacctgatctctgtggaggctccaatcctggttttggctcacaatcactgatcgaAATCATTGACCGAACGCTgctatgtgaatgaggcctagagAGGAAACTACTCCAGTCATAGTAACatcgtttataaggctgaaaaaaagacatctgtccatccagttcagcctgttatccagaAAGTTGATccagtgaggtaaaagccaatttttcccacctTAGTCCATGTAATAGATTTTCTGGCTTACGTGGTACGGAAggcataaacttttttttttcaatgccaaAAACTGGAATAGACTTAATAATATACAGTATGACCCCCATTGCATGTTTTTTTCTGAACacaatggggagatttatcaaaacacttttttcttttcacctttcattttccaaaggagctctgaaaaatgaaaggtggaatctgatttgttccaatgaacaactaagccagttttcctttacaccattttttaataaatctCCTCCGTTATTTTAAACACAACAATGGAGGTCTATGGGAGAAAAACAGGCaatgggacagaaaaaaaaacaccagacccAGAGCATAGTGCGATTTGAGAAATTATGCCATTAACCCAAAAAATAGCATTAAAAAAAGCCAGCTTGTCCTATGTTTAATATTTCCTAAATACTTCTATGCCACATCTGGGACTGGCTGTTTTGCCTCAGAACAAGataaaaatgccagaaaaaaacacactacaAATCCCCTAAAATACATCCGTCTCCTCCAGTGAATAGTGTTTCATTTTATCCTTTActaactaaggcctcttgcacacgaccgtatgcattttgcggtctgcaaaaaaacggatccgcaaaaaatacagatgacatccgtgtgcattccgtattttgcggaacgggacagctggcccttcatagaacagtactatccttgtccgtaatgcagacaagaataggacatgttctatttttttgcggtacgaaaatacggaaatggaatgcacacggagtaccttccgttgtttttgcggacccattgaaatgaatggttccgattacggtccgtgtgcattccgtttccgcatgtccatatttccgtcctgcaaaaaaatagaatatatcctattattgttcacattaggggccagctgttctgttcagcaaaatacggaatgcacagagATGTCATCCAttatttttgtggatctgttttttggggatggcaaaatacatagtcgtgtgcatgagtccttaaaggTATATTGTTGTTTATTGCCTCTTCTTACTACTTTATCTTCTATAGGCTGTTCACTATGGCCATGTCACCTGAGGTATTCCAGGAAGTAGAAACCGCTACTTGTCTCTTGAGTGGAATGTCCTCAGTGGCTTCAAGGATAAGTCGGGCAAGTTTATCAGTACTTTTCTTCATCCGCTTTGGAATTTTGCTGCTTGGATATAAAACAATATGGCTGGATGAAGAGAGAGATTTTATTTGCAACTCTACAAGGTTACTCTGCATGCCAAGCTGCTTCGATGAGTTCTTACCTATCTCCTCCTTCAACCTTTTCGCATTACAAATAGTGGCTTTGCTTACACACTCACTATGTGTGGCCTGCTTAGCTCGTTCCGCCATTCAGGCACGGGAAGGCTGGTTGCAAGCCCAGCTTAGGAGAAAGAAAGTACAGATGAACCTTCATGTAATTGGACTGCTAAGTCGGATGCTCATCGAGGTCCTCTTCATCCTTACATACTTTAAAGTTACAGAAGGGTTTGTGCACCAGAAGACAATTCATTGCCGCTCTACACTGTGCGAAAAATCCGTTATATGTACAGATATAAATTCAACTGTGAAAAATATCTTCAGCTTGTGTCTGTGCGCAGCGTCTGCCACCAGTGCCATGGTCTGCCTGTGGGAGTTAGTAGCCAGCTTTCAAGTCATGCAGAATATAAACCAACCAGCATCAACCACCCAGGTGCAATGGAAAAAGCAGCACTTCTAGGTGATTCATTGACCTCAAACCTGATGTTTTATAGCAGAACCCATCACTGGATATGGACagactgtaaatgtcattctttgCAACTGAATAAAACATCTACACACAACTTCCTCCCCTCCCAGTAACAGATGTGCGTGCAGACCATAGGTTTCCAAGGGTTACATGACCAAAGTCCAGATATGCGTCCTCTGTATCACAACCGTAATTGTCCTTTATGAATACACATTGGATGCTGTGTTCCTGTTGTACTACTGCACATAGATCCAGCTACACAGTGTATGGTATTTCACTTGAGCtcaatatcttaaaggggttggctgctttctggctactgttgcaccaatgtgtttgtaagaggaCTAtacggcacttactaatatactctTTGTTGATATTTAggatttctatatttcataaggtattctcCTTTGTTggtcaagtcttttgtgctgtccataaaatggctgctgatgggggGTCATGTAACCAGGCAAATCACACAGTCTCCTCcactcaaatacactgcacctatactaaactcccaacagaggaaagtgcagatgtggtgtatttgaatggagaaggctgagtgatgtgtctggagttatgtttgcctggtcacatgaccctccatcagcagccattttatggacaagtctCCTGTGTGGACAGCTCAGAAGATTTGCCCAACCAGGGGACAcagcttatgaaatatagcaaacggcCCATAGCAAACAAAGGCTGTAATAGTAAGTGTCATATattcatcttacatacacattggccaAAAGTATCTAGAAagcggccaacccctttaatggaaatgATAGATTTTGCTGAAGGAGTGAATgcatcctaggacccctgctcttctctatctacacttttggcctgggatagctcatagagtcccatggctttcagtatcactcctatgctgatgacacacaaatctacctctctggtccagacatcaccaccttactatccagaatcccacaatgtctatcttctatatcatccttcttcgcctttcgctttctaaaacttaacatggataaaacagaattcatcatctttcccccatcttgctcaactccccaacagacctatctatcacgatcaatggctgcacactatcccctttcaaccaagtccgctgccttggagtgaccttggattctgccctttccttccgaccgcacatccaagccctttccaccacctgccgcctccaactcaaaaacatctcccgcatccgtgctttccttaactttgaatctgcgaaaatgcttgtacatgcccttatCATCTccggcctagactactgcaacactctcctctgtggccttccatctagcactctcgcacccctccaatctatcctcaactctgctgcccgactaattcacCCCTCACCCTAttattcctctgcctctcccctctgccaatcccatcactggctccccattgcccagcgaattcacttcgaagtactaacaaatacatacaaggccgtccataacctgtccgctccctacatctctgagctactttcccgatacatccccacacgcactctccgatcctcacaagacctccttctctcctctcctcttatcacctcttcgcacaatcgcctccaagatttctcccgcgcatcccccatactctggtacttgctaccccaacatatcagactcttatctacattggaatccttcaaaagaaacctgaaaacccacctcttcagacaagcctacaaccagtgaccctgctgcctctataccgccatgaccaacttcaccctcacctgctgtgtccttctcccataccatgtagattgtaagccctcacgggcagggccctctctctttctgtaccagtttgtaactcgtttgGTTATGAATGATTAGtgtaattgtctgtattatgtactgtatgtataccccttctcatatgtacagcgctatggaatgaatggcgctttaataataaataataataataataatacatggtAACGCTGATACTAGCCCTAGGTAACTGAAATGTCACCTGAGTGGAGTGAATAAAGACTCTATGCTACCTTCTGTAAATGGTGATTCTGTCTTCTGACTTGATAAATTATATAATTTGCAAAccatgcagtcaccactaggaggCGATAACTGCGTATGGATTTGTACTGCTACTAAAGAACTCAAAATTCTtcctagtggtggttgcaggtAGCTGCTATATCAGTGTCACAGTAATAACAAGTAAGGCAGTTCAGTGCAAGGTCTTCTCACCAtttgcaagatctctgcttgcttaaGCAAATGAAAGAATTGCTTGTGTTTAGAGACTAATTACTGCTCTTGACCATATGCTGCTGATAGAACtgcagtttgttacaatgtatatgtaggtatgctaaatacatgagtagtacaaaTCTTCGGTTCTCATTCACTGAGGTTGTGAAATGAAGGGGAATTACAAGGTATATAAGAAAGCTGTATAAGTTTACACTAGACAATCCTGTGTATACAGGGAAACAAAGAGTTATTTTATGGTCATTCCCATATGCTTACATAACACAAATGTGTAAACCCGGTCAGGTACTCAGGTCCTTAGAAGACAGAGGAGACATACTGCACTCAGTCCTGCCTGCTCCTATGTTCTTCTCATAACCAGGGCAGACCTcaaaataaggctccattcacacgtccgcaaatgtgtccgcatccgtttcgcaattttgcggaacgggtgcggacccattcattttctatggcgaCGGAATGGGtacgacagcacacagtgtgctgtccgcatccgcatttgcggagcgcggccccgatcttcgggtccgcagctccacaaaaaatagaacatgtcctattcttgtctgcagcttgcggacaagaataggcatttctataggggtgccgggcgggtgtgttgcagatccgcaatttgcgggtccgcaacacaccacggacgtgtgaatggagcctaacccaTAGGACCTTGCTCTGTTTTGTCAGTCCACAGCATTTTCTACATAATCCTGACACAGATAGTCTTGTAAAAATCCTGCTGAGAACACAGGGATTAATTTTCTCGTGATCTTTTccagtttaggccccttgcagacgagcgtgagcggattaggtccggatgcaatgcctatgcgttcagtgaaaaatgcaggaTTTCACAAGCAAGGGCATTCAGTTTTGCATgcgatcgtgcgggtgcaatgtgatttaatgcgttttgcacgcacgtgataaaaaactgaaggtatacaaacatctcttagaaaccatccgtgaaaaacgcatctgcacttgcttgtggatgcttcagattttcacgtagccccattcacttctatggggccagcgttgtgtgaaaatcgtagaatatagagcatgctgtgattttgacgcaacgcacaagtgatgcgtgaaaaacaacgctcatgtacacagccccatagaaatgaatgggtccggattccgtgtggGCACAATGcgctcgcatcacgcattgcacgcgtgcggaatacttgctcgtgtgaaaggggccttagtctgggGAACAGCTGATGGGGCACTGGGCAGGGTGAGACCGTAGACCTGGTAGAGAAGGGAGGCTCCTGCTCCTGTCACTTGTTTTAAAGActgtgaggaggaggaagagggtaaggGACATGACGGAGCTCCTGGGACACATACAGGACTTTTTCTTATGTCAAAAATGACTGAcacaaactgatgcaaactgatcacaACTGCTCAAAATAATGCTGCTTTcaaactagcgttaatattttccggtattgagatctgtcatacggtctcaataccggaaaaaagcttccattttgtccccattcattgtcaatggggacaaaatagaACAGAATGCtgtaaaatgcattccgttccattcacctaccggagagcaaaccgcagcatgctgcggtttgctttccatcctaggAAGCGAAgctgatctgtcatgaactccattgaaagtaaatgggggactgatccgttttctattgtgtcagattgtgtttgAGAAAACAGAttgcacaatctgacacaatagaaaacggatccgtcccctattgactttcaatggagttcatgacggatctgtcctggctatgttaaccacctcagcccccctagcttaaacacccttaatgaccagaccactttttacaattctgcactacactactttcaccgtttattgctcggtcatgcaacctaccacccaaatgaattttacctccttttcttctcactaatagagctttcatttggtggtatttcattgctgctgacattttaactttttttgttattaatcgaaatttaacgaaattttttcaaaaaaataaaatttttcactttcagttgtaaaatttttcaaaaaaaacgacatccatatataaatttttctcaaaatttattgttctacatgtctttgataaaaaaaaaatgtttgggtaaaaaaaaaaatggtttgggtagaagttatagcgtttacaaactatggtacaaaaatgtgaatttccgctttttgaagcagctctgactttctgagcacctgtcatgtttcctgaggttctacaatgcccagacagtagaaaacccccacaaatgaccccatttcggaaagtagacaccctaaggtattcgctgatgggcatagtgagttcatagaacattttattttttgtcacaagttagcggaaaatgatgattttttttttcttacaaagtctcatattccactaacttgtgacaaaaaataaaaacttccatgaactcactatgcccatcacaaaataccttggggtgtcttctttccaaaatggggtcacttgtggggtagttatactgccctggcattttaggggccctaatgtgtgagaagtagtttgaaatcaaaatgtgtaaaaaatgccctgtgaaatcctaaaggtgctctctggaatgtgggcccctctgcccacctaggctgcaaaaaagtgtcacacatctggtatcgccgtactcaggagaagttggggtgttattttacatatacccatgctgggtgagataaatatctcggtcaaatgccaactttgtataaaaaaatgggaaaagttgtcttttgccgagatatttctctcacccagcatgggtatatgtaccaccccaaaacacattgccctacttcttctgagtacggcgataccacatgtgtgacacttttttgcagcctaggtgcgcaaaggggcccaaattccaatgagtaccttttaggagggcattttcaggcatttggattccagacttcttctcaagctttagggcccctaaaatgccagggcagtataaataccccatatgtgaccccattttgaaaagaagacaccccaaggtattgcgtgaggggcatggcgagttcatggaagttttttttgtttgccacaagttagcggaaattgattttattttttattttttctcacaaagtctccctttccgctaacttgtgacaaaaagttcaatctttcatggactcaatatgcccctcagcgaataccttggggtgtctactttccgaaatggggtcatttgtggggtgtgtttactgttctggcattttgggcggggctaaattgtgagcaaccccgtAAAGTCTAAAggaactcgttggactttcggaccctttacgcacctaggctgcaaaaaagtgtcacacatctggtatcgccgtactcaggagaagttggggtgttattttacatatacccatgctgggtgagataaatatctcggtcaaatgccaactttgtataaaaaaatgggaaaagttgtcttttgccgagatatttctctcacccagcatgggtatatgtacaaccccaaaacacattgccctacttcttctgagtacggcgataccagatgtgtgacacttttttgcagcctaggtgggcaaatgggcccacattccaaaggacacctttcggatttcacaggccattttttacagattttgatttcaaacttcttctcacgcattagggcccctaaaatgccagggcagtataactaccccacaagtgaccccattttggaaagaagacaccccaaggtatttcgtgatgggcatagtgagttcatggaagtttttattttttgtcacaagttagtggaatatgagactttgtaagaaaaaaaaaatcatcattttccgctaacttgtgacaaaaa from the Bufo bufo chromosome 2, aBufBuf1.1, whole genome shotgun sequence genome contains:
- the LOC120991607 gene encoding gap junction beta-1 protein-like, with the protein product MAMSPEVFQEVETATCLLSGMSSVASRISRASLSVLFFIRFGILLLGYKTIWLDEERDFICNSTRLLCMPSCFDEFLPISSFNLFALQIVALLTHSLCVACLARSAIQAREGWLQAQLRRKKVQMNLHVIGLLSRMLIEVLFILTYFKVTEGFVHQKTIHCRSTLCEKSVICTDINSTVKNIFSLCLCAASATSAMVCLWELVASFQVMQNINQPASTTQVQWKKQHF